In the genome of Labrus mixtus chromosome 21, fLabMix1.1, whole genome shotgun sequence, one region contains:
- the LOC132955497 gene encoding testis-expressed protein 47 isoform X2, with protein MEEMSRLKADEKKEDKTGMSLFDRLMAQSKDAEEDVKIVLQRLIVIARLPDHLADETEIGAHYERLNFQLSKQYILDHMTGLLLIYPSCVLHVIESSREVLLSVLKDLKEMQQQQEWTLLEDPKVVFMDNRPESRLFQQWSYKVLSADQALRDTEAKRLDEEEESTETVVCTVLSALQKLGEHMDTSKKAGPGSVLDETPELIISQKVLDKLLTRDELLTPKQYLQMYDLPLHINMDFGQVIRSSCLTTV; from the exons ATGGAGGAAATGAGCAGATTGAAAGcagatgaaaagaaagaggatAAAACTGGGATGAGTTTATTCGACAGGCTTATGGCACAAAGTAAAGATGCAGAAGAAGATGTG AAAATTGTGCTCCAGCGGCTGATTGTGATTGCTCGCCTCCCCGATCATCTTGCTGACGAGACAGAAATAGGAG CTCATTATGAAAGACTTAACTTCCAGCTCAGCAAACAGTACATACTGGATCACATGACAGGCCTCCTTTTAATCTATCCATCCtgtgtgctgcatgtcattGAA TCATCCAGGGAGGTTCTGCTCTCTGTTCTGAAAGACCTTAAAGAGATGCAACAACAGCAGGAATG GACCTTGCTGGAAGATCCAAAGGTTGTGTTCATGGACAATCGTCCTGAGAGCAGGCTGTTCCAGCAGTGGAGCTACAAG GTTCTCAGTGCAGATCAGGCTTTGAGAGACACTGAAGCTAAGAGActtgatgaagaggaagagagcacGGAGACTGTGGTCTGCACTGTTCTGTCTGCACTGCAGAAACTGGgagaacacatggacacatccAAGAAG GCTGGACCCGGGTCAGTGCTGGATGAAACTCCAGAGCTAATCATCTCTCAGAAGGTTCTGGACAAACTTCTGACTCGAGATGAACTCCTGACTCCAAAGCAGTACTTGCAGATGTACGACTTACCGTTACACATCAACATGGACTTTG GACAAGTAATTCGGAGCAGCTGCCTCACCACAGTTTAA
- the LOC132955497 gene encoding testis-expressed protein 47 isoform X1, with product MASSQKYRSVSGKSYEYRDPEEEDNVTNMFDVVLQGRMREKIVLQRLIVIARLPDHLADETEIGAHYERLNFQLSKQYILDHMTGLLLIYPSCVLHVIESSREVLLSVLKDLKEMQQQQEWTLLEDPKVVFMDNRPESRLFQQWSYKVLSADQALRDTEAKRLDEEEESTETVVCTVLSALQKLGEHMDTSKKAGPGSVLDETPELIISQKVLDKLLTRDELLTPKQYLQMYDLPLHINMDFGQVIRSSCLTTV from the exons ATGGCTTCTTCACAAAAATATAGAAGTGTTTCGGGCAAGTCTTATGAATACAGAGACCCGGAAGAAGAAGACAATGTCACGAATATGTTTGATGTTGTGCTACAAGGAAGAATGAGAGAG AAAATTGTGCTCCAGCGGCTGATTGTGATTGCTCGCCTCCCCGATCATCTTGCTGACGAGACAGAAATAGGAG CTCATTATGAAAGACTTAACTTCCAGCTCAGCAAACAGTACATACTGGATCACATGACAGGCCTCCTTTTAATCTATCCATCCtgtgtgctgcatgtcattGAA TCATCCAGGGAGGTTCTGCTCTCTGTTCTGAAAGACCTTAAAGAGATGCAACAACAGCAGGAATG GACCTTGCTGGAAGATCCAAAGGTTGTGTTCATGGACAATCGTCCTGAGAGCAGGCTGTTCCAGCAGTGGAGCTACAAG GTTCTCAGTGCAGATCAGGCTTTGAGAGACACTGAAGCTAAGAGActtgatgaagaggaagagagcacGGAGACTGTGGTCTGCACTGTTCTGTCTGCACTGCAGAAACTGGgagaacacatggacacatccAAGAAG GCTGGACCCGGGTCAGTGCTGGATGAAACTCCAGAGCTAATCATCTCTCAGAAGGTTCTGGACAAACTTCTGACTCGAGATGAACTCCTGACTCCAAAGCAGTACTTGCAGATGTACGACTTACCGTTACACATCAACATGGACTTTG GACAAGTAATTCGGAGCAGCTGCCTCACCACAGTTTAA